The genomic DNA AATACGTCGGATCTGATTGTGGTGATGACTACGGAAGGGATGATACAATATGCCTCACCTTCCCATGAAACAGTGCTTGGCTGTAAACCGTCTGAAATTGAAGGGGAACCCCGGCCGGATTTGCTTCCCATAGATGAATTATTTAATACCGAGAAGAAGATCGAAGAAATTATCAAAACGAAAAAAGAGGGAGAACTTGAATTTCATATTCAGAACAAAAAAGGAGAATGGCGGCTGCTAGAAGCATACATTAAGCCAGTACTAGATGTAGTGGGTCAAGTGGAATCGCTTGTCATGGTCAGTCGTGATGTGACTGAAAAGAAGCGTACAGAGGAGCTGCTGCAGCAATCGGATAAGCTATCGATGATCGGCGAGATGGCTGCAGGGATTGCCCATGAGATTCGTAATCCGCTGACGACGCTCAAAGGCTTTGTTCAATTAATGAAAAGCGATATGCAGCATTCTATACATCTTGATTTGATGTTCTCGGAATTAGAGCGCATTGAGATGATTACGAACGAGCTGCTTGTGCTAGCTAAGCCTCAGGTTAGCCAATTCAAGCAAAAAGATATCGCATCATTGCTTGATAGTGTCGTAATGCTTCTTAGCACACAAGCGGTTCTCTATGATATTGAGATAGAAGCGCGATATGAACAGATTCCTCTTGTTATATGTGAAGAGAACCATCTCAAGCAGGTCTTTATTAACATTATCAAAAACGCGATAGAAGCCATGACTGAAGGCGGCCGGATCACTATTGACGTTCGGCGAGAGGACGCTGAGCAGATTCGCATTAGCATTGCGGATGAAGGCTGCGGAATTCCGAAGGAGCGGATGGCCAAACTGGGTGAGCCGTTCTATACCCTCAAGGAAAAAGGCACGGGACTTGGGTTGATGATTTGTTATAAATTTATTAAAGAGCACGGAGGTCAACTGTTCTTCGAAAGCGAGGTTGGCAGGGGAACACTGGTCACCATCCTGCTCCCAATCGACGGCGCGAAAACATCCTAGCCCCATCATACCGGCGTCAGACATGTGGTAAAAAGTTAAACGATCGTTTAACTTTTTTTGGAAGGGGGAAGCTGCCGGGTAGGAGGCTGTTCGCTCAAAATCAGAAGCAGCAAGGGAATCCGATTGCCCCCTTGCTGCTTCTTTGTGTACGTGCGGGTGTTGCCCGGTACATGCCCCGTAAAAAGCTACAATAAACATTCATAGTAATCATGTACAAACGCTTTCTCGAATCCGCAGGACTGGTAAAGATGCAGGGCGTTCTCATTCTCGCATGCGACTTCTAATGCGATATGAGGTAGCTGCTGCTTTTGGATCTCATCAAGCGTAAGGGCGAGGATATGCCGGCCATGCCCCTGACCGCGAAATGCGGGGTCTACACAAAATCCATAAATGAAAGCGTCATCCGGATTTATCATGACACTGATTCTTCCAATCGGGAAGTCGTCCTTTTTGAGATAAGCAATATAGGTTTGGGTGTTTGGACTTTCCAACGCCTGAATCGTATACCCTCGTGCTTCCTGTTCGATCATAGCAAAGCCGGATTGATTCAGAGCAGTAAGTATATCGATATCCGTCATATCAGCCCGCTTCAAATAAACGGCAGGGTTGGAGATGTAAGGTGTGTGTTCTATTAACTTCATATGGTATTCTGAGAAGGAATAAGTGCTGTGAATAGAAGTGGCAAAGTGTTTTGCTTCAATGGACTGTCTTGGACAGACAAAAAGCAGACGATGTACGCCGCGCCGCCTGCCCTCTACCATCGCTTCTTTCGATAAAACTTTAAAAATACCGCGCTGACGGTGTTTCGGATGTGTCATACCGACGATTTCAATCTCCCGCTGATTGAACTGATAGAGTGCGAGATAGCCCAGCAGTGTGCCGTTTTCGTAATAGAGGAAATCATTTGTTTCCTCATTTGAACGACGATCCAGCATATCCCAGATGAGCTTGATCTCGATGCTTTCATGTTCCTTGCATTGTGCTGCGAGCTGGCGAATGTCCTGTTTTTCCTGTTCGGTGAGTCCTTGCCTGGCGGCTGGTTGAGGTTGAATGGGTGTCATATGATCACTCCCCTTCCGATTCTCTACTTACTTCCAAATTCATTATACATAATAATCCGCGCTCTTATAGATGAACGGCGGGTGATGAAATCGGTACAATTTGGTTAGATTAAAAGAAACCATGTGCCAAAAGGAGCTGCATAACGATGAATATTTTTTCTGTCGGCGGTCCGGGTCAGCGCAAGCTGTTGATCAGCGCGGGGATTAGCTGGCTGTTCGACGCCATGGATGTAGGCATTATCTCATTTATTGTCGCTGCACTGACCGTCGCGTGGAGCCTGACCCCTGAGCAGGTGGGATGGCTGACAAGCATCAACTCGATCGGTATGGCTTTTGGCGCGGCGTTGGCCGGCATATTGGCGGACCGGTATGGAAGGAAAACGGTGCTTCTATCCACCATTATCATTTTCTCTATTGCTACAGGTCTTTCTGCACTCGCAACGTCCTTTGTTGTATTGTGTGTGCTGCGTTTTATCGCAGGCTTCGGACTCGGCGGTGAGCTTCCGGTAGCTTCTACACTTGTCTCGGAGAGCATGCCTGCAGCGGAGCGGGGGCGTGCGGTGGTGCTGCTGGAGAGTTTTTGGGCGGGAGGCTGGCTGCTGGCGGCGCTGATCGCCTACTTTGTTATCCCATATTACGGCTGGCAGGCTGCGTTTATTATCGGAGCGGTGCCGGCTGTGTATGCGATATATTTGCGGAGCGCCATTGATGATTCGCCGCGCCACCTGGCGATCAGGGAGCAGCGCAAGCTCTCCTTTTGGCAAAGCATCGTATCCATTTGGACGAAGGAGCATCGCAGGTCAACTGTGGTGTTATGGGTGTTGTGGTTTACCGTCGTGTTTTCCTACTACGGGATGTTTTTATGGCTGCCGACCGTTATGGTGCTGAAAGGATTCAGCTTAATTAAAAGCTTCGAATATGTACTCATTATGACGCTCGCACAACTGCCGGGCTATTTTACGGCCGCTTATTTTATCGAGCGGTATGGCAGAAAGTTTGTCCTTGTGCTGTATTTGTCGCTGACAGCCGGAAGTGCGCTGTGGTTCGGAAATGCTGATTCCGTACCTTCCCTACTTGCGGCAGGTATTCTCTTATCGTTTTTCAATCTGGGAGCATGGGGTGGCCTGTATGCGTACACTCCGGAGCTGTATCCGACGAGTGTGCGTTCTACCGGTACTGGGATGGCTGCATCATGCGGGCGGATCGGTGGAGTTATAGCACCGCTTTTGGTTGGTTATATGGTAAAGAACGGAATAGGAATCTCTTGGATTTTTACAATGTTTTTTGCCGTCATTTTGATTGGGGTGTTGGCAGTAGCTTTCTTTGGCAGGGAGACACGGAATATAGAGCTTGTGGATTAACTATCCAATATGAATATGACATAGAGAAGCCTGGGTGCGTACCCAGGCTTCTGTTGCATGTAAAGAATATTAGTTCAATGGCCGCTGCGGATCATAAGGATGTTCATCGTATGCTCGTTCTGCTGCACTTCCACCCTCTGACAGGTTATCGTTATAGTAATTTTCGTTTAATGTGCCATGATCGCGGAATGTCTGCATGATTTGCCGCGCTTGCTGGTCGTGCGCATTGACCAGTACAAGAATATCTCCGTTCTTCACATGTTTCTCATAATCCCTCGCTTCATTCTCAGGGATGCCCATGCCGATTAATGCCCCCATAAGCCCTAGAGCGCTTGCACCGAGTGCGGCCCCGCCCAATGTCGTAGCGATGGGTCCTGCCGCCACGATCGGCCCAATGCCCGGTATGGTTAAGGCGCCGATGCCTACCAGCAGACCTGTAAGGCCTCCGAGCATTCCTCCGGTCACAGCCCCTGTTGCCAATCCCTCATTGACCTTTGTGCCTGCCGCTTTTTCTATGCTGCGGATTTCAGAGCGGTCTTTGACAATGACCGAGATGTCCTCAGGCCGGTAACCCATAACCTTGAGTGCCTCTACTACTTTCGTCGCGTTATCACGCGTATGGAATACACCTACCAGTGTTCTTGCCAAAATAACACGCCTCCTTACGCTTATTGTTTTTCATTACCACAAAAAAGAAAGAGTTAACTGCGGCCTTACGAGAGACGTTGTAGGAAAAACATTTTTTTTGTCGAATCTTTTTAATTTAGAAAAAAAGAAGGGGAGGCTAATGCGCAGATGGAGAATTGTAAATGGATCTTAAAAAAGAGGGCAGATGGACAGAGAGAGGACGCATATTTAGCGCCGTTTACTGAACAGGAAGCAAGCAGGGTACAGGCGTTCCACAAGACGATGGACAGCTACCATCCAACTCCGCTGCATAGTCTTCGGCATCTGGCACAGCATTTGGGGATTGGAAAAATATATGTAAAAGATGAATCAAAGCGCTTTGGGCTACAGGCGTTTAAAGCGCTTGGCGGATCGTATGCGATTGGCCGGTACCTTGCGGCGCAGCTGCAAAAAGAGATCGAGGAGACATCGTTTCAAGAGTTAACATCGCCGAATGTCAGAAATAAGCTTGATCAGATTACCTTTGCCTCGGCAACAGACGGTAATCATGGCAGAGGTGTTGCTTGGTCGGCTACACAGTTTGGACAGAAGTCAATCATCTACATGCCGCAGGGTTCGGCGCAGATTCGACTTGAAAATATTCGTCGGGCAGGCGCAAAAGCAGAGATAACAAATCTGAATTACGACGATACCGTACGTCTCATGGAGAAGCATGCCGAAGTCAATGGATGGGTGCTTGTTCAAGATACAACTTGGGATGGGTATCAAGAAATACCGCTGCATATTATGCAGGGATATATGACGATGGTAATGGAAGCTCTTGAGCAGATGCGTGCAGATGGCGAAGAGAAGCCTACCCATGTTTTTATTCAAGTAGGTGTCGGCTCGATCGCTGGTGCGGTACAGGGCTTGCTTGTAAATATGTTCGGGGATGAGCGTCCGATTATGATTATTGTAGAGCCGAATAAAGCTGATTGTCATTATCGCTCCGCTTTAACGGAAGATGGAAGCCTGCAATATGTAACAGGCGCTATGGATACGATGATGGCAGGATTGGCTTGCGGAGAGCCGAATCCGCTCTCCTGGCAGATCATGAAGACGTATTGTGAGATGTTTATTTCATGTCCGGATGAAGTGGCAGCGCACGGTATGAGACTGTTAGGTAATCCGCTTGCAGATGATCCGCAGATCATCTCAGGGGAGTCAGGGGCGGTAACAAGCGGACTTGTAAGTCTTTTAATGCGTGAGAAACAGTTGCGTGAAGCGCGGGAGGAGCTGGCACTTGATCAAGATTCTGTTGTGCTGGTATTTAATACGGAAGGAGATACCGATCCAAAGAATTACCGGCGCGTAGTATGGGATGGAATTCTTTCGAATGCGTAAAATATAGGAAGCGGCTGGCATCGGATTTATCCGAGGGTCCAGCCGCTTTCTGTCTTGTGCAAGCATTTGATTTCTATAATAGCGTCTGTATTAAGTGGGCCGTAGATATGGGGATATAGATTCGAGTCCTTGGCTCGTTCATATTTGACCTCGGAGGTTACGCGATCTTCGTCGATGACAAGCAGCAATAATTCATCTGTACAATCTTTGTATACACGATTGGCTACATTCATGAGAAGGTCGTCGCCCTTGGTAGCGTGGATGAAGCCTTCCTCGTTGTAATCGCGCGGAACGTATTCTTTTTTATCTTTGAATTGTTCCCAGTAGGAGGCTTTGCATAAGCAGTAGATGATTCGCATAGTACCAGTCAATTCCTTTCCATTCCGAGTATAAACCGTACTGTTTTTTATTATGGGCGATTGAGATGGGGCAGGCCAGTAAAAGATGTAAAATTTCTTTTATTTTGTTGTAACTCTGCATATATTTTTTCGTATAGAAAGATAACCAATGGACAAAGGAGACAAGATTATATGTCCTTTTTTAAAGACTTGATGAAAATGCTGTCAGGAAACAAAAAGCACGGATATCGGCACTACAGCAGCAGCGACTATCATCGCCGTTCGCATCGTCCGCAGGACTATGGTCGTTCTCATTATGGGCACTCTCACTACAAGAAAAGAAAGTACTCAAGCCGCAGTTTCTTTAGCAGCTAGTCTATACGTATTCTACAGAAGGAGAGAGGATGAACAAAAGCCTCTCTCTTTTCATTTTCATCTAGCTCAGTCCCATAGTACAATATTTTTATAGTAGTAAATAATTGTTGGCAAGGGAGGGAAGCGAAGATGGGCCTGCAAGGGGAGTCTGAAGAAGAAGTGATATCCTTTCATTCAAAGGAGCGCTGGATGCGTAAGAGGAAGGAGATAGAGGCATGGAATCGGCATGAAAAGGTTGTAAGAAAGCCTAAAACGACGGTTCCGTTTCTTCATGATGAAGTGGATGAAGAACTATTTCCCGCTCTTTTTTTGTTGAATGATGCAGGCGTTCATACGCAGCACTCCTGTGCAGGTGTAAGTTTGTTGGATGATCCTATTCATCATTCCCTTTATGCGTATGTAACCATCCTTGATTCCAAGAAAGGCCGGGATCTGATTGCTGATCTGCAGCGGCGCATGCGCCACCGTCTTCTTGTCACATATGAACCAAAGAGAAAACGCTACGACCTTTCATCTTTTTATATTAAGCATAACCGTTCATTTTGTTTTTTGCTGTATCAGTATGCAATGTGCTGGAAAAAACACCCCTAGTGGTGAAAAACTTTTGTATACGTTACAATAAAAATAAAACGCTTTAAGTGGAGCTGAAAAGGAGAGAATCGTATGTCAGCGTTATCTGAGATCATGAAGTATAATCAGAATTTTGTTGAAGACGGAAAATACGAAGAATTTCGCACCACAAAATTTCCGGACAAGGGTATTGTTATTCTTACTTGTATGGATACTCGTCTTGTTGAACTTCTCCCTCATGCAATGAACCTGAAAAATGGTGATGCAAAAATCATCAAAAATGCTGGTGCATTGGTATCCCATCCATTTGGAAGTATCATGCGCAGCATCCTGGTAGCCGTATATGAGCTGCAGGCCAAGGAAGTGTTTGTAGTCGGACACCATGATTGCGGGATGACTAGTCTAGAGTCCAATGCATTGCTTGACAAAGCGAAGGCAAGCGGTGTAACAGAAGATAAGATTGAGACGCTGCAGCATGCAGGAATCGAGCTGGATAAATGGCTAACGGGTTTCGATAGTGTAGCCGACAGCGTACAGCAGACTGTAGATAATATTAAGAAGCACCCACTGTTCCCACAAGCAATTGCGGTTCACGGTTTGGTTATTCATCCGGAGACAGGGAAGTTGGACGTGGTGGTAGAAGGATAAGTGTAGTAAAAGAAAAGGGCGTCTGGCACACTAAAGGTCAGAAGCCCTTTTTTGCAATAGAAGGAAGGTATGCCAAGACGGAAGGAGTTGGGGATGTGACACGTCATATTATTATTGGCGGCGATGCGGCCGGCTTGAGTGCCGCTACGCAAATCCGGCGTTTGGACCCTGAAGCGGAGATTATCGTGTTTGAGAAAGACAATATCATCTCGTATGCCAAATGCGGCCTGCCTTATTACATAGGAGGGATCATT from Aneurinibacillus sp. REN35 includes the following:
- a CDS encoding PAS domain S-box protein, with the translated sequence MLRELFINIAVLVSLLFAANHFFERTYFQRLSKRQLEILTGVTYGCIGIVLLAFHFEVKPGIFIDMRHLPIMLASLYGGLLPAFIAGVVMGFTRLVQTGIEPMALIGFVNIVVVSLVCVFLSRFFVNKWVGGLVLMLYIFLQNVAIFFSILTDITLVLTASMKYWVMLFLGGTLSLYVLDYVQRSNDLVRLLKATKEQLESFIEHSADAIVILGMDRSVQQVNASFEKMYGWEEEELIGRQLPLILQNAQEQAEKIFAKVKQGESIAGQEMEARRKDGSVRNVFLTISPIKDGEEVIGISIISRDITERKKHEEALRKSEAKYRYITENTSDLIVVMTTEGMIQYASPSHETVLGCKPSEIEGEPRPDLLPIDELFNTEKKIEEIIKTKKEGELEFHIQNKKGEWRLLEAYIKPVLDVVGQVESLVMVSRDVTEKKRTEELLQQSDKLSMIGEMAAGIAHEIRNPLTTLKGFVQLMKSDMQHSIHLDLMFSELERIEMITNELLVLAKPQVSQFKQKDIASLLDSVVMLLSTQAVLYDIEIEARYEQIPLVICEENHLKQVFINIIKNAIEAMTEGGRITIDVRREDAEQIRISIADEGCGIPKERMAKLGEPFYTLKEKGTGLGLMICYKFIKEHGGQLFFESEVGRGTLVTILLPIDGAKTS
- a CDS encoding general stress protein, whose protein sequence is MARTLVGVFHTRDNATKVVEALKVMGYRPEDISVIVKDRSEIRSIEKAAGTKVNEGLATGAVTGGMLGGLTGLLVGIGALTIPGIGPIVAAGPIATTLGGAALGASALGLMGALIGMGIPENEARDYEKHVKNGDILVLVNAHDQQARQIMQTFRDHGTLNENYYNDNLSEGGSAAERAYDEHPYDPQRPLN
- a CDS encoding DUF952 domain-containing protein; this translates as MRIIYCLCKASYWEQFKDKKEYVPRDYNEEGFIHATKGDDLLMNVANRVYKDCTDELLLLVIDEDRVTSEVKYERAKDSNLYPHIYGPLNTDAIIEIKCLHKTESGWTLG
- the dpaL gene encoding diaminopropionate ammonia-lyase, encoding MENCKWILKKRADGQREDAYLAPFTEQEASRVQAFHKTMDSYHPTPLHSLRHLAQHLGIGKIYVKDESKRFGLQAFKALGGSYAIGRYLAAQLQKEIEETSFQELTSPNVRNKLDQITFASATDGNHGRGVAWSATQFGQKSIIYMPQGSAQIRLENIRRAGAKAEITNLNYDDTVRLMEKHAEVNGWVLVQDTTWDGYQEIPLHIMQGYMTMVMEALEQMRADGEEKPTHVFIQVGVGSIAGAVQGLLVNMFGDERPIMIIVEPNKADCHYRSALTEDGSLQYVTGAMDTMMAGLACGEPNPLSWQIMKTYCEMFISCPDEVAAHGMRLLGNPLADDPQIISGESGAVTSGLVSLLMREKQLREAREELALDQDSVVLVFNTEGDTDPKNYRRVVWDGILSNA
- a CDS encoding beta-class carbonic anhydrase, with translation MSALSEIMKYNQNFVEDGKYEEFRTTKFPDKGIVILTCMDTRLVELLPHAMNLKNGDAKIIKNAGALVSHPFGSIMRSILVAVYELQAKEVFVVGHHDCGMTSLESNALLDKAKASGVTEDKIETLQHAGIELDKWLTGFDSVADSVQQTVDNIKKHPLFPQAIAVHGLVIHPETGKLDVVVEG
- a CDS encoding GNAT family N-acetyltransferase — protein: MTPIQPQPAARQGLTEQEKQDIRQLAAQCKEHESIEIKLIWDMLDRRSNEETNDFLYYENGTLLGYLALYQFNQREIEIVGMTHPKHRQRGIFKVLSKEAMVEGRRRGVHRLLFVCPRQSIEAKHFATSIHSTYSFSEYHMKLIEHTPYISNPAVYLKRADMTDIDILTALNQSGFAMIEQEARGYTIQALESPNTQTYIAYLKKDDFPIGRISVMINPDDAFIYGFCVDPAFRGQGHGRHILALTLDEIQKQQLPHIALEVACENENALHLYQSCGFEKAFVHDYYECLL
- a CDS encoding MFS transporter, with translation MNIFSVGGPGQRKLLISAGISWLFDAMDVGIISFIVAALTVAWSLTPEQVGWLTSINSIGMAFGAALAGILADRYGRKTVLLSTIIIFSIATGLSALATSFVVLCVLRFIAGFGLGGELPVASTLVSESMPAAERGRAVVLLESFWAGGWLLAALIAYFVIPYYGWQAAFIIGAVPAVYAIYLRSAIDDSPRHLAIREQRKLSFWQSIVSIWTKEHRRSTVVLWVLWFTVVFSYYGMFLWLPTVMVLKGFSLIKSFEYVLIMTLAQLPGYFTAAYFIERYGRKFVLVLYLSLTAGSALWFGNADSVPSLLAAGILLSFFNLGAWGGLYAYTPELYPTSVRSTGTGMAASCGRIGGVIAPLLVGYMVKNGIGISWIFTMFFAVILIGVLAVAFFGRETRNIELVD